A window of Raineyella sp. W15-4 contains these coding sequences:
- a CDS encoding DUF4386 family protein, with translation MLSPVGLLVALPAGHTALAAYVALVVASLDVVVAVALLPVLTPGGRLLAQIAVALRVTYAAVFAVAGGWLLASADASRFEAVWNAGLLLFGTHLVLVGIAAVRTGFVPAWIGALVTIAGTGYAIDSTTAALLPGTGISVSGFTFVGEVVLLVWLVARGGRPRRSVRLIW, from the coding sequence GTGCTCTCCCCGGTCGGGCTGCTGGTCGCCCTGCCTGCGGGCCACACCGCCCTCGCCGCGTACGTGGCGCTCGTGGTCGCCAGCCTGGACGTCGTCGTCGCCGTCGCCCTCCTGCCCGTGCTGACTCCGGGCGGAAGGCTGCTGGCGCAGATCGCGGTAGCGCTGCGGGTGACGTACGCCGCCGTGTTCGCTGTCGCCGGCGGCTGGCTGCTGGCGTCGGCTGACGCATCGCGGTTCGAGGCGGTCTGGAACGCCGGTCTGCTGCTCTTCGGGACCCATCTGGTCCTGGTGGGCATCGCGGCGGTGCGGACCGGCTTCGTGCCGGCATGGATCGGAGCGCTGGTGACGATCGCCGGCACGGGATACGCCATCGACTCCACCACCGCTGCCCTCCTGCCGGGCACCGGGATCTCCGTCAGCGGGTTCACCTTCGTCGGCGAAGTGGTGCTACTGGTGTGGCTGGTCGCTCGCGGAGGCCGGCCGCGGCGGAGCGTGCGCCTGATCTGGTGA
- a CDS encoding patatin family protein, with protein MSTNVTDTALIFEGGGMRASYTSAVVVALLAAGIHIDWVGGISAGASNTVNYLTRDAERARISFVEFSADPRMGNLGTWLRGKGLFNAEYIYETTGYPGQALPFDFPTYIANPATMAIGSFRMSDGAMVYWGKDDTPDLPSLMKRVRASSTMPVLMPPVTIDGADYLDGALGPTGGFALDAARAAGYERFLVVLTQPRTYVKPRLKNERLFGRRFRRTPAVVDALIRRPEHYNSTREELFELEREGRAMLFVPETMPVTNGERNVAKLRAAHEQGLAQVRRELPAWREFLGLDG; from the coding sequence GTGTCCACCAACGTCACCGACACTGCGCTGATTTTCGAGGGCGGTGGCATGCGGGCCAGCTACACGTCGGCCGTGGTTGTCGCCCTGCTGGCCGCCGGCATCCACATCGACTGGGTGGGTGGCATCTCCGCGGGCGCATCCAACACGGTGAACTATCTGACCCGCGACGCCGAGCGGGCCCGGATCTCCTTCGTCGAGTTCTCCGCCGATCCCCGGATGGGCAACCTCGGCACCTGGTTGCGCGGCAAGGGCCTGTTCAACGCCGAGTACATCTACGAGACCACCGGCTACCCGGGCCAGGCCCTGCCCTTCGACTTCCCCACCTACATCGCCAACCCCGCCACGATGGCGATCGGGTCATTCCGGATGAGCGACGGCGCGATGGTCTACTGGGGCAAGGACGACACCCCCGACCTGCCATCGCTGATGAAGCGGGTGCGGGCCAGTTCGACCATGCCGGTGCTGATGCCCCCGGTGACGATCGACGGGGCCGACTACCTCGACGGGGCGCTCGGCCCCACCGGTGGGTTCGCCCTCGATGCCGCCCGGGCGGCCGGGTACGAGAGGTTCCTCGTCGTGCTCACCCAACCTCGTACGTATGTGAAGCCCCGGCTGAAGAACGAGCGACTCTTCGGCCGCCGGTTCCGCCGTACGCCGGCGGTCGTCGACGCGCTGATCCGCCGCCCGGAGCACTACAACAGCACGCGCGAGGAGCTGTTCGAGCTGGAGCGGGAGGGCCGGGCGATGCTCTTCGTGCCGGAGACCATGCCGGTCACCAACGGGGAACGCAACGTCGCCAAGCTGCGCGCCGCGCACGAGCAGGGTCTGGCCCAGGTGCGGCGCGAGCTGCCGGCCTGGCGGGAGTTCCTCGGCCTGGACGGCTGA
- a CDS encoding VOC family protein: MASSTRPMHFEIHADDIDRAKAFYSEVFGWAFVDWSGTTGDTYWGITTGEEGTPGIDGGLLRRTGGSPELDQPVNAYVVTMVCDDFDLYEERILGHGGEVALPKTALTGMAWQGYFKDPEGNIFGLHQPDPNAA; this comes from the coding sequence ATGGCCAGCTCAACCCGCCCCATGCACTTCGAGATCCACGCCGACGACATCGATCGGGCGAAGGCCTTCTACAGCGAGGTCTTCGGCTGGGCCTTCGTCGACTGGTCGGGGACGACCGGCGACACCTACTGGGGGATCACCACCGGGGAGGAGGGCACCCCGGGCATCGACGGCGGACTGCTCCGCCGGACGGGCGGCAGCCCGGAACTCGACCAGCCCGTCAACGCGTACGTCGTGACGATGGTCTGTGACGACTTCGACCTGTACGAGGAGCGGATCCTGGGACACGGTGGCGAGGTGGCACTGCCCAAGACGGCGCTCACCGGGATGGCCTGGCAGGGCTACTTCAAGGACCCGGAGGGCAACATCTTCGGTCTGCACCAGCCGGACCCGAACGCCGCCTGA
- a CDS encoding TetR/AcrR family transcriptional regulator C-terminal domain-containing protein produces the protein MSTSRAPRNTLTRDRVVAGAVDLADQEGLDALTIRALAARLGVRPMALYHHVAHKEAILDAIVDAVFAEVHVPTATGRWRDELAHRSRSMRAALGRHPWAVALMETRAHPGRASLANHEAVLAVLSAAGFALPAAGHAYAVLDAYVYGFALQEAMLASVDLEGSAEDLVSGMDLADFPRLAEFAAGHATVPGYAFGDSFEVGLRIVLDGLEELRTDPGQGTGPA, from the coding sequence ATGTCGACGTCCAGAGCCCCTCGTAACACCCTGACCCGTGACCGGGTGGTCGCCGGCGCCGTCGATCTCGCCGACCAGGAGGGGCTGGACGCACTGACGATCCGGGCGCTGGCGGCCCGGCTGGGCGTACGTCCGATGGCCCTCTACCACCACGTGGCGCACAAGGAGGCGATCCTCGACGCGATCGTCGACGCGGTGTTCGCGGAGGTGCACGTCCCCACCGCGACGGGTCGGTGGCGGGATGAGCTGGCGCACCGCTCGCGGTCCATGCGGGCGGCGCTCGGCCGGCACCCCTGGGCGGTCGCCTTGATGGAGACCCGGGCCCATCCCGGCCGCGCCAGCCTCGCCAACCACGAGGCCGTGCTGGCCGTCCTGTCGGCGGCGGGGTTCGCCCTGCCGGCGGCCGGGCATGCGTACGCTGTGCTCGATGCGTACGTCTACGGCTTCGCCCTGCAGGAGGCGATGCTGGCCTCGGTGGATCTGGAGGGGTCGGCCGAGGACCTGGTGAGCGGGATGGACCTGGCCGACTTCCCGCGTCTGGCCGAGTTCGCCGCCGGACATGCGACCGTCCCGGGCTACGCCTTCGGCGACTCGTTCGAGGTGGGCCTGCGGATCGTGCTCGACGGCCTCGAGGAGCTGCGGACCGATCCCGGCCAGGGCACCGGTCCAGCCTGA
- a CDS encoding TIGR01777 family oxidoreductase has product MTVFEHTATYPHPRAEVFGWHERPGAFVRLSPPGSIVTVDGPSDGIHAGSRRALRISSPLIAALWPGRTMPSTVRTVPGLRWLVEHTAYESGSLFVDEQVSGPLRRWRHEHVFEDAEDGGTRITDRVTYELPPALAGSGGERRMRRYLDGLFRFREEQLRADLALHRQLSGAPRVVAVAGASGTIGSQLTALLTTGGHTVLRLVRRPARGSDEISWAPELGDLDPARLAGVDAVVNLSGRPIVTRFTPTTKHEILWSRLDATRTLTRAIVAARRAGDGPAALVQANAVGYYGGHRPGELLTEDSPAGTDFLADVGRRWEETARRVEEDGARLVVLRTGTVLGAAAGMLALELPLFLIGAGGRITSPQAMISWIGLDDITRAYGHVILDESCRGPYNAVAPEAVIAGAFATRLGEVLHRPSLIPTPGFAPALLLGREAAAVLVHTDLHVSPVKLEAAGFRFAQPELVSALRHALAR; this is encoded by the coding sequence GTGACGGTCTTCGAACACACCGCGACCTACCCGCATCCCCGTGCCGAGGTGTTCGGCTGGCACGAGCGCCCCGGCGCGTTCGTGCGGCTGAGCCCGCCCGGCTCGATCGTCACCGTCGACGGCCCCAGCGACGGGATCCACGCCGGATCGCGCCGCGCACTGCGGATCTCCTCTCCACTGATCGCCGCCCTGTGGCCGGGCCGTACCATGCCGAGCACAGTGCGGACCGTGCCCGGGCTGCGCTGGCTGGTGGAACACACCGCGTACGAGTCCGGCAGCCTGTTCGTCGACGAACAGGTCAGCGGCCCGCTGCGCCGCTGGCGCCACGAGCACGTGTTCGAGGATGCCGAGGACGGCGGCACCCGGATCACCGACCGGGTGACGTACGAGCTGCCGCCGGCCCTCGCCGGGTCGGGCGGCGAGCGCCGGATGCGCCGCTACCTGGACGGGCTGTTCCGGTTCCGGGAGGAGCAGCTGCGCGCCGACCTCGCCCTGCACCGGCAGCTGTCGGGTGCCCCCAGAGTCGTCGCGGTCGCGGGCGCCTCCGGGACCATCGGCAGCCAACTGACCGCACTGCTGACCACCGGCGGGCACACCGTGCTGCGGCTGGTGCGCCGCCCCGCCCGCGGCTCCGACGAGATCAGCTGGGCACCGGAGCTCGGCGACCTCGACCCCGCCCGGCTCGCCGGGGTCGACGCCGTGGTGAACCTCTCCGGACGCCCAATCGTCACCCGGTTCACCCCGACCACGAAACACGAGATCCTCTGGTCGCGGCTCGACGCCACCCGCACCCTCACCCGGGCGATCGTCGCAGCCCGACGGGCCGGGGACGGCCCGGCCGCCCTGGTGCAGGCCAACGCCGTGGGCTACTACGGCGGACACCGCCCCGGCGAGCTGCTCACCGAGGACTCCCCCGCCGGCACCGACTTCCTCGCCGATGTCGGCCGCCGCTGGGAGGAGACCGCCCGCCGGGTCGAGGAGGACGGGGCCCGGCTGGTGGTGTTGCGCACCGGGACGGTGCTCGGCGCGGCGGCCGGGATGCTGGCCCTGGAGCTGCCGCTGTTCCTGATCGGCGCCGGCGGGCGGATCACCTCCCCGCAGGCGATGATCAGCTGGATCGGGCTGGACGACATCACCCGGGCGTACGGGCACGTGATCCTCGACGAGTCCTGCCGTGGCCCGTACAACGCGGTGGCCCCGGAGGCGGTCATCGCCGGGGCGTTCGCCACCCGGCTCGGGGAGGTGCTGCACCGGCCCTCGCTGATCCCCACACCCGGGTTCGCTCCCGCGCTGCTGCTGGGCCGGGAGGCGGCGGCCGTCCTGGTGCACACCGATCTGCACGTCTCGCCGGTGAAGCTGGAGGCCGCCGGCTTCCGCTTCGCCCAGCCGGAACTGGTGTCGGCGCTGCGACATGCGCTGGCTCGGTGA
- a CDS encoding alpha/beta hydrolase, which translates to MGIALVALVLLVTLASVGFNALTTPPATLPAPSGADITVDGIRVHYQRWGTQGSPLVLIHGFAESTVAWEPAARLLARDHVVYAVDLAGYGYTEYTGHYALTDQVALVDGFVRALDLDRPVLVGHSMGAAVVGGVALQHPGDVGGIVFVDGDGLPFSNSSGGGSGTAGTDGSGGDGSGGDGSGTDGSGGDGSGGDGSAGVGGRLPTGIIRSPYLISAYRLVTRSSWWGDRLIQAQCGSPCRGLTSGLAEEWLRPLQQGAAEAALPRMASDGVLHLAPEQLRAITVPRAVIWGEKDLRSGGSLADARSNLGDPPTLVIPGAGHLSMVADPDTFTADLEQLVATMPAAR; encoded by the coding sequence GTGGGGATCGCCCTCGTGGCGCTGGTGCTGCTCGTCACCCTCGCCTCCGTCGGCTTCAACGCCCTGACCACCCCGCCGGCCACCCTTCCGGCGCCGTCCGGGGCCGACATCACCGTCGACGGCATCCGGGTGCACTACCAGCGCTGGGGCACACAGGGCAGCCCGCTGGTCCTGATCCACGGCTTCGCGGAATCGACCGTCGCCTGGGAGCCGGCGGCCCGGCTGCTGGCCCGGGACCACGTGGTGTACGCGGTCGACCTGGCCGGCTACGGCTACACCGAGTACACCGGGCACTACGCCCTGACCGACCAGGTGGCTCTGGTCGACGGGTTCGTCCGGGCCCTCGACCTGGACCGTCCGGTGCTGGTCGGTCACTCGATGGGGGCGGCGGTGGTCGGCGGAGTGGCCCTGCAACATCCCGGTGATGTCGGCGGGATCGTCTTCGTCGACGGGGACGGCCTGCCCTTCAGCAACAGCAGTGGAGGTGGCAGCGGCACCGCCGGGACCGACGGCAGCGGAGGCGACGGCAGCGGAGGCGACGGCAGCGGGACCGACGGCAGCGGAGGCGACGGCAGCGGAGGCGACGGGAGCGCGGGTGTCGGCGGGCGGCTGCCCACCGGGATCATCCGGTCGCCCTATCTGATCTCCGCCTATCGGCTGGTGACCCGGTCCTCGTGGTGGGGTGACCGGCTGATCCAGGCCCAGTGCGGCTCACCCTGTCGCGGACTCACCTCCGGGCTGGCCGAGGAGTGGCTGCGTCCACTGCAGCAGGGGGCGGCCGAGGCGGCGCTGCCCCGGATGGCGTCCGACGGCGTCCTGCACCTGGCTCCCGAGCAGCTGCGCGCCATCACCGTGCCCCGCGCGGTGATCTGGGGCGAGAAGGACCTGCGGTCCGGTGGGTCGCTGGCCGATGCCCGGAGCAACCTCGGTGACCCGCCGACCCTGGTGATCCCGGGGGCCGGTCACCTGTCGATGGTGGCCGACCCCGACACCTTCACGGCGGACCTGGAGCAGCTGGTCGCGACGATGCCGGCCGCGCGCTGA
- a CDS encoding SDR family oxidoreductase encodes MDRPVALITGASRGIGRGIADVLADTHHLLIGGRSAAAVAPVVAALPSAEPFVADLTDGAATEAAVRGIERLDVLVHSAGRDAPRHLEEMTREDWRDLMELNVIAVADLTRLLLPALRAAGGMVIMINSGAGRRVVGSPAYSASKYALRALADGLREDERGRVRVTTIYPGRVDTDMQRHLQTESGRGYNPEEHLRVTSVAAVVRTAVDATPEGTVEEIALRPIPRVPKG; translated from the coding sequence ATGGACCGACCTGTAGCCCTGATCACCGGCGCCAGCCGAGGCATCGGCCGCGGCATCGCGGACGTGCTCGCCGACACCCACCATCTGCTGATCGGCGGCCGTTCCGCCGCGGCCGTCGCCCCGGTGGTGGCGGCCCTGCCCTCCGCCGAGCCGTTCGTGGCAGACCTCACCGACGGCGCCGCCACCGAGGCGGCCGTCCGGGGGATCGAGCGGCTCGATGTCCTGGTCCACTCCGCCGGCCGGGACGCTCCCCGCCACCTCGAGGAGATGACCCGTGAGGACTGGCGGGACCTGATGGAGCTGAACGTCATCGCGGTGGCCGATCTCACCCGCCTGCTACTCCCAGCCCTGCGGGCGGCCGGGGGGATGGTGATCATGATCAACTCCGGCGCCGGTCGGCGGGTGGTCGGTTCGCCCGCCTACTCCGCGTCCAAGTACGCCTTGCGGGCGCTGGCCGACGGACTACGGGAGGACGAACGGGGGCGCGTACGGGTCACGACGATCTACCCCGGCCGCGTCGACACCGACATGCAACGCCACCTCCAGACCGAGTCCGGCCGCGGCTACAACCCCGAGGAGCACCTGCGGGTGACGTCGGTCGCGGCCGTCGTCCGGACAGCCGTGGACGCGACCCCGGAGGGGACGGTGGAGGAGATCGCCCTCCGGCCGATCCCCCGGGTCCCGAAGGGCTGA
- a CDS encoding methylated-DNA--[protein]-cysteine S-methyltransferase, translating into MDERLRWTEIATPFGGFVAAWTGDDDPVVRAAGFAPMTEVLAPLRHADVAPAPGPGPIRDDAEGVVRSAVLAHLDGDRTAYDRLRVDQPGAAFHQACWEVIRATRFGQRLSYGEVARAAGAPRGARAAANACAATRISWIIPVHRVIMADGSLGGYGGREDLKEALLDWEAALL; encoded by the coding sequence ATGGACGAACGGCTGCGGTGGACCGAGATCGCCACGCCGTTCGGCGGGTTCGTCGCAGCCTGGACCGGTGACGATGACCCGGTGGTGCGCGCCGCGGGGTTCGCTCCCATGACGGAGGTGCTGGCTCCCCTCCGCCACGCCGATGTCGCGCCGGCGCCGGGACCCGGGCCGATCCGTGACGATGCGGAGGGCGTCGTACGGTCCGCGGTGCTCGCCCATCTCGACGGTGACCGGACCGCGTACGACCGGCTGCGCGTCGACCAGCCGGGGGCGGCCTTCCATCAGGCGTGCTGGGAGGTGATCCGGGCGACCCGGTTCGGGCAGCGGCTCAGCTACGGAGAGGTGGCCCGGGCCGCCGGGGCACCGCGGGGAGCCCGTGCCGCGGCGAACGCCTGCGCGGCCACCCGGATCTCGTGGATCATCCCGGTCCACCGGGTGATCATGGCCGACGGGTCGCTCGGCGGGTACGGCGGTCGCGAGGATCTCAAGGAGGCGCTGCTCGACTGGGAGGCGGCGCTGCTCTGA
- a CDS encoding HhH-GPD-type base excision DNA repair protein: MTRTLHLVGDEKADALLGSEPFALLTGMLLDQQVPMEVAFSGPVKLLDRLGTVDPSAIAAMDPQEFLAAFAERPAVHRFPRAMAERVQALAAEVVARYGGRTEAIWTEGEPTGAEILRRLKQLPGFGDQKAKIFLALLGKQCGLSAPGWREAAGDYAADGCRRSIADVVDEQSLAEVRAFKKEMKAKAKAAKAMPDA; this comes from the coding sequence ATGACGCGTACGCTCCACCTCGTCGGTGACGAGAAGGCCGACGCGCTGCTCGGCAGCGAACCGTTCGCCCTGCTGACCGGGATGCTCCTCGACCAACAGGTGCCGATGGAAGTCGCGTTCTCCGGGCCGGTGAAGCTGCTCGACCGGCTGGGGACCGTCGATCCGTCGGCGATCGCGGCGATGGATCCGCAAGAGTTCCTCGCGGCGTTCGCCGAACGGCCGGCGGTGCACCGGTTCCCGCGAGCGATGGCCGAGCGGGTGCAGGCGCTGGCTGCCGAGGTGGTCGCCAGGTACGGCGGGCGCACCGAGGCGATCTGGACCGAGGGCGAGCCGACCGGCGCCGAGATCCTCCGGCGGCTGAAGCAGCTGCCCGGGTTCGGTGACCAGAAGGCGAAGATCTTCCTCGCCCTGCTCGGCAAGCAGTGCGGACTGTCGGCGCCGGGCTGGCGGGAGGCGGCCGGCGATTACGCCGCGGACGGCTGCCGCCGCTCCATCGCCGATGTGGTGGACGAGCAGAGCCTCGCCGAGGTCCGCGCCTTCAAGAAGGAGATGAAGGCGAAGGCCAAGGCCGCGAAGGCTATGCCTGACGCCTGA